From a region of the Chroicocephalus ridibundus chromosome 8, bChrRid1.1, whole genome shotgun sequence genome:
- the CLEC19A gene encoding C-type lectin domain family 19 member A isoform X2: MGTGWDACVLLSTVVFAAQAFPQTNIKISQAMPEPVHAYSCPLFWTEYEGHCYRYFPINKTWAEADLYCAEFSIGIRSAKLASIHSWEENVFVYDLVNSRVPGIPTDIWTGLNDLRQEGHFEWTDGSSYDYHYWDGSQPDDGIHSIPEEEDCVQIWYRHSSALRSWNDNACGRAFPFVCKIPSLALD; encoded by the exons ATGGGCACTGGCTGGGATGCGTGTGTGCTCCTCTCCACGGTGGTGTTCGCTGCCCAGGCTTTCCCCCAGACAAACATAAAGATCAGCCAAG CCATGCCTGAGCCTGTCCATGCCTACTCCTGCCCGCTCTTCTGGACTGAGTACGAAGGCCACTGCTACCGGTACTTCCCCATCAACAAAACCTGGGCTGAAGCCGACCTCTATTGCGCCGAGTTCTCCATCGGCATCAGATCAGCCAAGCTGGCCTCCATCCACAG ctgggaagAAAACGTCTTCGTGTACGACCTGGTGAACAGCCGGGTGCCGGGCATCCCCACCGACATCTGGACGGGGCTCAACGACCTGCGGCAG GAGGGTCACTTCGAGTGGACAGATGGCTCCTCCTATGACTACCACTACTGGGACGGCAGTCAGCCCGACGACGGGATCCACTCCATCCCGGAGGAGGAGGACTGCGTGCAGATCTGGTACCGGCACAGCAGCG CGCTGCGCTCCTGGAACGACAATGCCTGCGGCAGAGCCTTCCCCTTCGTCTGCAAGATCCCCTCGCTGGCCCTGGACTGA
- the CLEC19A gene encoding C-type lectin domain family 19 member A isoform X3, whose amino-acid sequence MSSALPPAMPEPVHAYSCPLFWTEYEGHCYRYFPINKTWAEADLYCAEFSIGIRSAKLASIHSWEENVFVYDLVNSRVPGIPTDIWTGLNDLRQEGHFEWTDGSSYDYHYWDGSQPDDGIHSIPEEEDCVQIWYRHSSEKGCVFPFTTYIHTHSHSPLAHVAVAGGEHHPL is encoded by the exons AtgtcctctgctctgcccccagCCATGCCTGAGCCTGTCCATGCCTACTCCTGCCCGCTCTTCTGGACTGAGTACGAAGGCCACTGCTACCGGTACTTCCCCATCAACAAAACCTGGGCTGAAGCCGACCTCTATTGCGCCGAGTTCTCCATCGGCATCAGATCAGCCAAGCTGGCCTCCATCCACAG ctgggaagAAAACGTCTTCGTGTACGACCTGGTGAACAGCCGGGTGCCGGGCATCCCCACCGACATCTGGACGGGGCTCAACGACCTGCGGCAG GAGGGTCACTTCGAGTGGACAGATGGCTCCTCCTATGACTACCACTACTGGGACGGCAGTCAGCCCGACGACGGGATCCACTCCATCCCGGAGGAGGAGGACTGCGTGCAGATCTGGTACCGGCACAGCAGCG agaagGGATGTGTTTTCCCTTTCACcacgtacatacacacacactctcactcTCCCCTCGCTCACGTAGCAGTGGCAGGAGGGGAGCATCACCCACTTTGA
- the CLEC19A gene encoding C-type lectin domain family 19 member A isoform X1: MGTGWDACVLLSTVVFAAQAFPQTNIKISQAMPEPVHAYSCPLFWTEYEGHCYRYFPINKTWAEADLYCAEFSIGIRSAKLASIHSWEENVFVYDLVNSRVPGIPTDIWTGLNDLRQEGHFEWTDGSSYDYHYWDGSQPDDGIHSIPEEEDCVQIWYRHSSEKGCVFPFTTYIHTHSHSPLAHVAVAGGEHHPL, from the exons ATGGGCACTGGCTGGGATGCGTGTGTGCTCCTCTCCACGGTGGTGTTCGCTGCCCAGGCTTTCCCCCAGACAAACATAAAGATCAGCCAAG CCATGCCTGAGCCTGTCCATGCCTACTCCTGCCCGCTCTTCTGGACTGAGTACGAAGGCCACTGCTACCGGTACTTCCCCATCAACAAAACCTGGGCTGAAGCCGACCTCTATTGCGCCGAGTTCTCCATCGGCATCAGATCAGCCAAGCTGGCCTCCATCCACAG ctgggaagAAAACGTCTTCGTGTACGACCTGGTGAACAGCCGGGTGCCGGGCATCCCCACCGACATCTGGACGGGGCTCAACGACCTGCGGCAG GAGGGTCACTTCGAGTGGACAGATGGCTCCTCCTATGACTACCACTACTGGGACGGCAGTCAGCCCGACGACGGGATCCACTCCATCCCGGAGGAGGAGGACTGCGTGCAGATCTGGTACCGGCACAGCAGCG agaagGGATGTGTTTTCCCTTTCACcacgtacatacacacacactctcactcTCCCCTCGCTCACGTAGCAGTGGCAGGAGGGGAGCATCACCCACTTTGA